The window ttcaaaaattgttcgaaAAAACAATTTCCAAAAAAATGTTCGTCGATTTGGTAAATTTGGGCTGGAGAAGACACAGTGCGCCCATTTGGGCAGGCCCATGTGCAGGCGCCTGTATTTTaagttttatttttctgttccATTTTTTCTACTTTAAATAATTTGGAAAGTAAAAAAAACTTTTGAAATTTTTAAAAAGGTTACCGTTGacgtaaaattttcaagaaatcaTATAATATTTGTGAATTCAAAAATGTTGGGGATTTTTCTAAAAATGTTTGCATATTCAAATAAATGTTCATAATTTCGAAAACAAATGTTCATAATATAAAAAATTCCATCATTTTTTTAAAAGGTGTGTGTATTAAATTTTTTTAattaaatttaaaaaatgtttgctaATTCAAAAAATTACtaaatttttaaaaatgttcatgaaattCAAAAAAAAGAATCCACCAGTTTTGGAAAAAATGTTCGTTTATTCTAGAATTGTTCGCCGATTCAAAAGAAAATGCTTAAAAACCGTTCGCATGATAGAAAAATTGTTTGTCCATTCGTCtcataatataaaagtgttttttacattagtgtagtgtcaaaaacgcttttatattacactccctccgttcctaaatataagtctttgtagagattccactatgaaccacatacggatatatatagatgcattttagagtgaAGATTCTCTCACTTTGCTTCGtatgtacttcctccgttccaaactaggccatagtgaaatctctataaagacttatacttaggaaccgagggagtaggacggagggagtaagatATATGAAAGTTGAAGGCAGTACAACAGGCGAGAAGAAACATTAATTATAAATAGCAATGAGGGAGTAGCAACTATCGAGGGAAGTGTCTTGTTGCCTGGCAAAGAGTGTGCAGGCCAAAGGAGCTAGGTGGCCTTGGCCTTCTCGACCTAAACCGCCAAGGCTTGGCTTTAAGATTGCGTTGGGAATGGCTTAGACGCACGGATCCAGGCAGACCGTGGCATGGACTCTCGATGGTCACGGATCCGCAAGTTCAGTCGGCCTTTGACAGCATGGTTCATTGGAAACTTGGGGACAGCCGCAAGGTGTTGTTTTGGAAAGATAGATGGATGAGAGGTGCGACAGCTAGGGAGATTGCCCCGAGCATCTGGGGCAAAGTACGTACGCAAACTGTGAACAAGCGGACAATGCATGATGGATTGCTCAACCATCGCTAGGCCACAGACATCTCCGGTGAGCTCTCCACGGACGAGCTCGTTCAATTGATCAGCCTTTGGGAGATTGCTATTACGGCGCAGCTTATTCCCACCGAGCGGGATGAGGCTGTTTGGCCCTGGAACTCCAAGCAGGTGTACACTTCGGCCTCCGCGTATCAAATGCTCTTCAAGGGTGCGATCAGTGTGACCTATGCGCATTGGATTTGGAAGTGTTGGGCACCTCTCACCTGCAAGATTTTCATGTGGCTCGCTATGCAACATAGAATATGGACATCCGATAGAAGGTTGCGGCATGGGCTACAAGATAACCCCTCACCATGTTATCTTTGTGGCCAGGAGGAGGATAACGTTGATCATCTTCTGATCCAGTGCGTCTACTCGCGCCAAGTATGGCACAACATTCTTTCCAGCACGAGGACTACCCCTGCCCTAGCACCGATGGTGAGCGATACTCTGGAGTCATGGTGGGGCAGTACCAGAAACCGGCTTGATAAGGAGACACGTAGAGCTTTCGACAGCTTGGTGATGCTAGTGTGTTGGCATCTATGGAAGCAAAGGAATGAACGTGTTTTCCGCTCGGTGGCCACACCCATCTCGGTGGCTGATCTTGTGAACAGGATTCTTGATGAACTTCGCACTTGGGCGAGAGCGGGAGGGCGTGGATTCGACACCATTTTGTGAGGAGTTGGAGTTCTAACGTGGCCTCGGTCGGCTTGTGACCTTTGGCTATGCATCACAAACTCTTGTACATTGTTTTCTCTCTTTTATAAAGCTAAGCTACGCAATTTGCGTACTCTCGAAAAAAAAACTATAGTACTCCCTAcataaactaatataaaagcgtttagatcactaaaatagtgacctaacgcttttatattagtttacagaagGAGTACTAGAAATTAATTATAAACATCAATGGAAGGCTTGACTcaactagtagtagtagtagtactagtgaacCAACAAATTTACCACGCTACAGGAAGCAAAAGCAGTTTATCAAATGAAACATCTACTGCTTGGTGCTTGTGCACAAATAACTGGAAGAGAAAAACCCGACCAAACACAACATTTTAGAGAATTTTCTTCACCATTGATTGCATCCATCACAAAAATGTTACCACAGGCACAAACAACCTGGGCCAACACAACATTTTGCAATTAGGCAAGAGCAAACCTACCACACTTGATCATCTACAGTCCAGAGGATGGCTTGCACTTTCCAGCAAAACTAAACCACAAGACATGACACATGACTCCCAGACTAACCCAACCAGTAGTGTGGTCCGTGGGAACACTTCTTCAGCTCATTACAGTACGTTCATATCCCTACGTGGTTCACAAAGTCCACCGCTGCTTCAGTAACAGTGAACGTCACCTTCCCAGACAAGAAAACCAGAAATGCGCACGCCACATTAGCGACAGTGTTGCGAAAGACCACCGTGGCAAAGTCCTTATCTGACATATCCGTCTGCAGCTCCTGGACCTCCTTCTGCGTGCCCGCCACGGCAGTCTTCAAGCACCCCACTTGGGCACTGGTGGAGGTCTTCAGCTCCTGCAGCTCCTTCTTCGTGTCCGCCACCACTGTCTTCAAGGACTCCACTCCAGCCCTGGTGGAGGTGGCCTCATCCACCACCATCTGCTTGAGCGCTTCAATCTCAAAACGGATTTCGGCGGTTCGCTCTATTCCCTGGAGCGTGATTTCGATAGCAGCTCCGCTGACCACCTTCTTTACCTCCACAATAGAGACCTGCAAATTCAGCAACAACCATAAAAAACGATCATCTTCACATAATGAGTCTACTATCACAGCAAGGTCCAATCAACTACCtcttcctaaatacaagtctttttagagatttcaaatggactacaacatacgaatgtatatagacatattttagagtgtagattcgcTCATTTTGCTCAAAAGCCATATGATCAACGAACATACAAAACACGAGGAGACCAGATCAAGGTACGTACAATCAACCAGAAGTACTTATTATGCAATATAATCAATGATGTATGACTGCAGGAGAGCATAACATCGCAGAGAAGGGCACTGTGCAATACAATCAATGAACATGCAAAACAGGAGATCAAAATAAATGCTTCACAGCAAGGTACAATCAGCCAGAAGTGTGCAATATAATCAATTATATATCACTAGAGGAGTGGCATAACATTGCAGACAAGGGAACTGCTTCCTGCTGAAACACAAAAAATATATTTCTGTTGGCTTTTCCAGAGCCGTCCATCTACACAAGTCTACGTTGGTTCGATATAACAACAGCACAGCACCCTAAACCCTAAGGGAACTGCTTCCTGCTGAAACACAAAAAATATATTTCTGTTGGCTTTTCCAGAGCCGTCCATCTACACAAGTCTACGTTGGTTCGATATAACAACAGCACAGCATATCATACCTGGTGCCTCAGATACGCCTCGAGATCCTCTGGTCTGTTTGACTGAAGTGCCTTCAGGAAGTCCCTGTCAAAACAGCGACGAAGCATCAATATTGAACCGACTTCATGATCCAAAACAACACCCCAACAGTTGTAACTCTTACCTCACTATGTTTGATGCGGAGTCAGCATTGTCATCGCAGATGGAGATCCTGTAGGCATGGTCCGTGGTAAACCCGATCTCGGGAAGCAGCTTGCCACTCACGTCCAGATGAAACTGTACATTCAACACACAAATGGCTCAGATATAAACGCGCAGCTATCCAATCGGTAAGAAGCAAGCTGGCAGAGACTGATAGTGCTATAAAGCCTCTAAGAAATTTCATAAACGGACAAAGTTAAGCTGTCCATAAATACAGCTATCCTGGTACTCCCTCTcaaaagaaatataagagcgtttagatcactaagctcttatatttctttacggagggactACCTTTGCAATAGCCTCCATGAGGCTAACACCACACGGTCTAAAAATCCCATCTCGAGAGAGGGAGATGGACACCACTCTGCACTACGACCACGCAAGCACATTCATAAACTTGTAGAAGGCCAGGACTAACACCAGGGAGGGATTGAAACGATGTCTGCAGATGTAATGACTGAAACTGTGCAAGGCATGAAGAATGGCAGAAACACACCTTCCTGTTGATGTCTGGAGTGGGAGGGAGGATGGCAGGCAATGAGGTGGAGGACCAGCTGCGATGTGGAACTGCGACCTGCACCAATAATAAGAATTCGAAATGAAGTAGCTAGCATATAGAATTGGAAGGAATTTGCATTTCAAACTGCAGGTGGGCAATGAATGAAAGTAGATGAGCTAATTACTGGAACGACTGTAACTAGCCGCTGTAATTCCAAGCAAATGGCTAATTGACTTCTTTTTTTTGCGAATAAAATGACTAATTTACATAGGCACACAACAGGAATTTCATGGGCAGGCAAGGTCAGTTACACAAGGTAAATCAAGTGAAGAAGCGTCGTGGAGGCAGAGCTCACCGACTCCACCGAGATCGAGATCGAGAAGCAGGGCATGACCAAGACGGAGATCCCCTTCCCCTTGAGGCCCCAAGGACCTGGGATCTGCCGTCTACGGCATGATCAGGGGCAGGGAAAACGGAATCCATCGTCCATACAGTACAGGCAGCGCCTAGGGCAACGAAACTGATGCACGAAATGCTAGGGTTCCTGCGACGGTTCCTACGGAGCAAGCAAGGGCTACGCAAAGGCTAGTCGGCGGTCGTCTTCGCGCGGCGTGGAGAAGGGAGGGAGGGGGGAGGAGGGGCCCGTACCATGGAGCGAGGTGGGGTGGGGTGCGGCTGCTGGTGCTGGTGCGCCGCCGCGGCCAGCGACGGGCGGAAGGAGCGGCCGCCGATCCTCCTGAGGGCGGTGCGGGCCACCGTCGCCTGAGGGCTTCTGCGAGAGCGCCTTCGCCGCTGCAAATGGAAGGAAACTCGGGGAAGATGGATCCCCCGATGCGCCGGGTTTATCAACCAACCCTACCGGGCCTTTCCTCCCCTGCCCCTACCGGGCCTTTCTTCCCCCACCGGGCCTTGATGGGCCGGTCTGAAACGTCGCTACTTTTTTGCCTTGCCTATATAAATTATAAAGAAGAAAAGTGTTTTCCCTAAAAAAAACGTTTCTCAataagaaaaaagaagaagaaagaagtaGTAATAGATATCGAAAATACACCATCTGATGCACTTTTTTCGATATCTATTAAAAAGTATTGTACGCAATCCCTTCTTCTTTTTCACGTCATAATTTTCTTTGATTCTAATAAAAAGAAGTCTCggttttattttgttttcataATAAAGAAAGAATGCATTTTTTTCTTAATGTAATATGTTGTTTACTAAGGAGACAAAGCTCATGTCCTGCacattactccctccgtccgaaaaaactTGTCACAAGCTTAtctctcaaatggatgtatctagcactaacctgatgctagatacatccattcgaGGGGCAACCTTTTTCCGACGGAGGGAGTACCAATCAAATGCAGCACCTAGTGTGAACTAAGCGTAGCTTAGATGGTTAGATTCCTGGCGGTGGAACCAGAGTTCAACTCGTGGACCTAGCACTCGCGCTTGCATtttctcggaggtgctcataggtggTAGGTTATGCGTGTGCGCGTTCATAGAGATGAGTGTATGTGTCTGTATATGCATGTTTACAAAAACACAAAACCCAATGTCGGTCGTTAAATTTTTTTACGGCTGCTTTCTAGTTGTTGTTTTCTCCCTAAAAAAGAGGGGTAGTGCATCAATTTTAAATAATGTTCAAGCATCTTTAAAAAGTGCTAATAACAAATCCTTCCAATTATTAAAAAATAACGACTTTAAAAATGctcaaaaattctaaaatattcacAAATTCAGAAAGTATTCTCAATTTTAGTattttgtttcatttttttttAATGATCACGAGGGGTTAATTTTAACCATCCAAAAGGTCATAAAAGCCTGGAACATATATTTTGTCTTTTGGCAGCTTAGCCAAAACAAGGCACTACAGGTAATGTTCAAGAAATCTTTCAGAAAAATGGCCAGAGtacattttaaaaaaatgttattATGGGTTTAAAAAATACTCTTAGATTTTTATAAATGTTCAAGATTTttttttaatgattttgaactaaaaaaatgtttgcaaGCACACAAAATATTGCGGAATTTGAAATTTTGTTTCCAGTTTTTAAAAACGAGGGGTTCATTGCAAAGGTGCAAAAGGTCTTAACTGCCTAGGACAAGGCATCATTGTATGCTAAACCACTACCATGTGCACTAGGCCAAGAGAACAAGCAAGACCAGGTGAAAAGAATGCCACGGGACATACCATTCACCCGCCCGTCAAGCTTCGTCATCCCGTCTCTACACAACCGTCACACCTTCGTCAACATCACATCTACACAGCCATCTCCATCATCATTGCCTCCATCGCCAttagtgttggggaacatagtatttcaaaaaaattcctacgatcacgcaagatctatctaggagaagcatagcaacgagcggggagagtgtgtccacataccctcgtagaccgaacatcttcgcga is drawn from Aegilops tauschii subsp. strangulata cultivar AL8/78 chromosome 1, Aet v6.0, whole genome shotgun sequence and contains these coding sequences:
- the LOC109766450 gene encoding uncharacterized protein, with translation MVAVPHRSWSSTSLPAILPPTPDINRKFHLDVSGKLLPEIGFTTDHAYRISICDDNADSASNIVRDFLKALQSNRPEDLEAYLRHQVSIVEVKKVVSGAAIEITLQGIERTAEIRFEIEALKQMVVDEATSTRAGVESLKTVVADTKKELQELKTSTSAQVGCLKTAVAGTQKEVQELQTDMSDKDFATVVFRNTVANVACAFLVFLSGKVTFTVTEAAVDFVNHVGI